The Algiphilus sp. sequence CGGCGTCGACCATCAACAAGCTGGTCGCGGAGGTCAAGGCATTCCGCGAGAACGACAAGAGCACCGATCGCATCGACTTCCGTCTTGCGTCCGGCAACGTCGGCGTCATGGCGGCAACCAACGAGGTGGTCAAGGACAAGGAGGTCGAGATCGTCCTCTGGGTTTATGCCGTGGTGCTCGTCTTCCTGTGGCTGTCGTTCCGCACCGTATCCGGCGTCCTCTGCGTGGCAGTGCCGCTGTCGCTGGTCTCGATCTCCGCCTACGGGGTAATGGCCAGTCTCGGCATCGGCATGAAGGTCGCCACCCTGCCGGTGATCGCCCTTGCGGTGGGCATCGGCGTGGACTACGGCATCTACATCTACGCGCAGCTCGCCGACGGCCTCCGGCGCGGACTGTCCCTGGAAGAAGCCTATTACCAGACGCTGCGCAAGACCGGCAAGGCAGTGGTGTTCACCGGCATAGCGCTCGGGCTCGGCGTCAGCACCTGGCTGCTGTCCGAACTCCAGTTCCAGGCGGACATGGGCATCATGCTGGTGTACATGTTCACCGCCAACATGTTCGGCGCCATCCTCGTCCTGCCGGCACTGGCCCGCTTCCTCTCCCGCGAGGAGCTCAAGCACAGCGGCCAGGACCTCATGGCGGGCGCGGCCGATACCGAGCAAGACAAGGGCTGACAGGGGAGGCGTCCATGGTGAGCTTCGACATGCGGAAGGGGCTGAGCGCGGCGGCACTGGCGCTGGCAGCCGGGGTTGCATCGGCCCAGGGCGATGACGGCGCGCGCGACGCGCAGCCGTCGGAGATGATGCCGCTGGCCGACAAGGCGATCGTCAACGACGTCACGCGCGCCGGGGAGCGGCTGGTCGCGGTGGGCGAGCGCGGCCACATCCTGCTCTCCGATGACGGTACCGAGTGGCGCCAGGTCCAGGGGCCCGTGCGCGCGATGCTCACGCGCGTCGAGTTCGTGGATGCCGACCACGGCTGGGCCGTCGGTCACGACGGGAGCGTGCTGCGCAGCACAGACGGCGGCGAGTCCTGGTCGCTGAGCCACTTCGACGCAGACTGGGGCAAGCCGTTCTACGACGTGCTGTTCGATACCCCGGAACGCGGCGTGGTCACCGGTGCCAACGGGCGCATGATGCGGACCGCAGACGGTGGCGCGACCTGGGAGGCGGTCGAGAACCCGGTGTTCGATACCGGCTTTCATCTCTACGAGATCGAGCGCCTGCCCGACGGGACACTGCTGATCGCCGGTGAGCGCGGCTTTCTCGCGCGGTCGCTCGATGATGGCGCCAGCTGGGAGATGCTCGAGCCGCCGTACATCGGATCCTATTTCGGTGTGCTGCCGGCCGGCGAGCACGGCGCGGTGTTCTTCGGCCTGCAGGGCAAGGTGTACAAGGCGGTCGATGCCCGCGAGCTCAGCACGCTGGACGATCCGATGGCCTACGACCCCTTCATAAACGAGAGCGTGACCGACCCGCAGGCGCTTGCGCGCATGGGCTGGAAGGCGTTCGACAACCCGGTCGTGGAGAGCCTGTTCGGCGGCACCCTGATCGGAGACGGTCGCATGGTGCTCGCCGGCGTCGACGGCACGGTGGTGGCGGGTTCGGTCGACAGCGCCGGCATCGAGGCCATAGAAAGT is a genomic window containing:
- a CDS encoding YCF48-related protein; this encodes MVSFDMRKGLSAAALALAAGVASAQGDDGARDAQPSEMMPLADKAIVNDVTRAGERLVAVGERGHILLSDDGTEWRQVQGPVRAMLTRVEFVDADHGWAVGHDGSVLRSTDGGESWSLSHFDADWGKPFYDVLFDTPERGVVTGANGRMMRTADGGATWEAVENPVFDTGFHLYEIERLPDGTLLIAGERGFLARSLDDGASWEMLEPPYIGSYFGVLPAGEHGAVFFGLQGKVYKAVDARELSTLDDPMAYDPFINESVTDPQALARMGWKAFDNPVVESLFGGTLIGDGRMVLAGVDGTVVAGSVDSAGIEAIESPTGQPIADVIALDGELLMTGRTGFYRRPMP